In Rhodobacteraceae bacterium LMO-JJ12, a single window of DNA contains:
- a CDS encoding TFIIB-type zinc finger domain-containing protein, which translates to MNLLVQTPPPAPAQAEHRFPCPQCGADYRFAAGEGKLICDFCGSEELIEGDGFNFHPIKELDFRAALAAELPEQEIEETRVSRCPNCAALVEFNADTHATECPFCATPVVIDTGLHRHIKPRGVLPFALQERSARDAMTDWLGRLWFAPNGLKEYARKGRKMQGIYVPYWTFDADTKSSYRGEHGTIYYETRTVTRNGKQVQQRVQKIRWRPASGRVARWFDDILVLASQSLPKRYTDGLEPWDLTALEPYRPEYLAGFRAEGYTVELEEGYSEARAHMARQIERDVKFDIGGDRQRIHDVDTAVSDVTFKHILLPVWLAAYKYRGKTYRFVVNGRTGRVQGERPWSAWKITFAVIAGLIIAGAIGYLIALNEGAL; encoded by the coding sequence TTGAATCTCTTGGTCCAGACCCCGCCACCAGCCCCTGCGCAAGCCGAACACCGGTTCCCCTGCCCACAATGCGGCGCTGACTATCGTTTTGCCGCCGGTGAGGGCAAGCTGATCTGCGATTTCTGCGGCTCTGAAGAACTGATCGAAGGCGATGGGTTCAACTTCCACCCGATCAAGGAGCTTGATTTCCGCGCCGCGCTCGCCGCCGAACTGCCCGAACAGGAGATCGAGGAAACCCGCGTCTCGCGCTGCCCCAACTGCGCCGCACTGGTTGAGTTCAACGCCGATACCCACGCCACCGAGTGCCCGTTTTGCGCCACCCCGGTGGTCATTGACACCGGTCTTCATCGCCATATCAAACCGCGCGGCGTGCTGCCCTTCGCGCTGCAAGAACGCAGCGCGCGCGACGCGATGACCGATTGGCTTGGCCGCCTCTGGTTCGCTCCGAACGGGCTCAAGGAATATGCCCGAAAGGGCCGCAAGATGCAGGGCATCTACGTGCCCTACTGGACCTTCGACGCCGATACCAAATCCAGCTACCGCGGCGAACACGGCACCATCTATTATGAAACCCGCACGGTGACGCGTAATGGCAAACAGGTGCAACAACGGGTGCAGAAAATCCGCTGGCGCCCGGCCTCGGGCCGGGTGGCACGCTGGTTCGACGATATCCTTGTTCTGGCGTCGCAGAGCCTGCCCAAGCGCTATACCGACGGGTTGGAGCCTTGGGATCTCACTGCGCTTGAGCCCTATCGCCCCGAATACCTCGCCGGATTTCGCGCCGAAGGCTACACGGTCGAACTCGAAGAAGGCTACTCCGAGGCCCGTGCCCACATGGCACGCCAGATCGAACGCGACGTGAAATTCGACATCGGCGGCGATCGTCAGCGGATTCACGATGTCGATACCGCCGTCTCCGATGTCACCTTCAAACATATCCTGCTGCCGGTCTGGCTCGCGGCCTACAAATACCGTGGCAAAACCTACCGCTTCGTGGTCAATGGTCGCACCGGTCGCGTGCAGGGCGAACGCCCGTGGTCGGCCTGGAAAATCACCTTTGCCGTAATCGCTGGCCTGATCATCGCGGGTGCCATCGGTTATCTTATCGCATTGAACGAGGGCGCATTATGA
- a CDS encoding metal-dependent hydrolase has product MNIIWLGHGSWRIETDNLVLLIDPWLTGNPMLNEDQHATATDGVTHILLTHCHFDHVADLLDLCRKHDVPAVGQYDIMSHYEEHEGITTIGFNKGGTVDLGGAKVTMVPASHSSSFGSPEGPKAAGSEVGYMIAAEGHVIYASGDTDIMADMDWMGAYHNPDIAILSAGGHFTMDMKAAAYAARRYFNFKTVIPGHYRTFPILAQSAEGLQTGLPGVNVIEPEVLQPISL; this is encoded by the coding sequence ATGAACATCATCTGGCTCGGGCATGGGTCCTGGCGCATCGAGACCGACAATCTGGTCCTTCTGATCGACCCCTGGCTCACCGGCAATCCGATGCTGAACGAAGACCAACATGCGACCGCCACCGACGGTGTCACCCATATCCTGCTAACACATTGCCATTTCGATCACGTCGCCGACCTGCTCGATCTGTGCCGCAAGCATGACGTGCCCGCGGTCGGGCAATATGACATCATGAGCCACTACGAAGAACATGAAGGCATCACCACCATCGGCTTCAACAAGGGCGGCACCGTCGATCTGGGCGGCGCGAAAGTGACAATGGTGCCGGCCTCGCATTCTTCAAGCTTTGGCAGCCCCGAAGGCCCGAAAGCCGCCGGCTCCGAAGTCGGCTACATGATCGCCGCCGAAGGCCATGTGATCTACGCTTCCGGCGACACCGATATCATGGCCGACATGGACTGGATGGGCGCGTATCACAATCCCGATATCGCCATCCTTTCGGCGGGCGGGCATTTCACCATGGACATGAAAGCCGCAGCCTACGCAGCCAGGCGTTACTTCAACTTCAAGACAGTGATCCCCGGGCATTACCGCACCTTCCCGATCCTCGCCCAATCGGCAGAGGGATTGCAGACCGGACTGCCGGGGGTGAATGTGATCGAGCCCGAGGTCCTGCAACCGATTTCGCTCTGA
- a CDS encoding 5-bromo-4-chloroindolyl phosphate hydrolysis family protein, with protein MTRRYGGKFSPEGKDDAEEGSFRGARRSRVGGRINLLFLAPLPLVWSAFGNGPTSMALNLIALGSLLLAAWLTRDGLLAQEAYEARKVARRPAIPRKLLGSALTGAGLFIAGFAADPGLFAPLIYAVTGTVLHFLAFGPDPMKNKGMEGIDEFQTDRVARMVDKAEEHLAAMSAAIKRAGDREAEARVERFQLKVRDLLRTVEEDPRDLTAARKFMGVYLQGARDATVKFADVYARNRDRGARSDYMMLLTDLEESFNAKTKTLLLDNRSDLNVEIEVLRDRLAREGVRLKP; from the coding sequence ATGACTAGACGCTATGGCGGAAAATTCAGCCCCGAGGGGAAAGACGACGCCGAGGAAGGGAGCTTTCGCGGTGCCCGACGGTCGCGCGTGGGCGGGCGGATAAACCTGCTTTTCCTCGCACCCCTGCCGCTTGTCTGGTCGGCCTTCGGCAATGGCCCCACGTCGATGGCGCTCAATCTCATCGCTCTCGGTTCACTGTTGCTGGCGGCATGGCTCACCCGCGACGGCCTGCTGGCGCAAGAGGCTTACGAGGCGCGCAAGGTTGCCCGCCGCCCCGCCATTCCGCGCAAACTGCTGGGTTCAGCCCTTACCGGCGCGGGGCTTTTCATTGCCGGCTTCGCCGCTGACCCGGGCTTGTTCGCCCCACTTATCTATGCCGTCACCGGCACCGTGCTGCATTTTTTAGCATTCGGTCCGGACCCGATGAAAAACAAGGGCATGGAAGGCATCGACGAGTTTCAGACCGACCGCGTCGCCCGCATGGTCGACAAGGCCGAAGAGCATCTCGCCGCGATGTCAGCCGCGATCAAACGTGCCGGAGACCGCGAGGCCGAGGCCCGCGTCGAACGCTTCCAACTCAAGGTGCGCGACCTTCTGCGCACGGTCGAGGAAGACCCGCGCGATCTGACCGCAGCGCGCAAATTCATGGGCGTCTACCTGCAAGGCGCGCGCGACGCGACGGTGAAGTTCGCCGATGTTTACGCACGCAACAGGGATCGCGGTGCGCGCTCGGACTACATGATGCTGCTCACCGATCTGGAAGAGAGCTTCAACGCCAAGACAAAAACTCTGCTGCTCGACAACCGCAGCGATCTCAACGTCGAAATTGAAGTGTTGCGCGACAGGCTCGCCCGCGAAGGCGTGCGCCTCAAGCCCTAA
- a CDS encoding nucleoside deaminase yields the protein MEFNAHMHAALEEARAAAARGEVPVGAVLISPEGQIVARAGNRTRELSDPTAHAEIMVIRARCAELGSERLPGHDLYVTLEPCAMCATAISAARIRRLYYGAADPKSGGVEHGARVFCHPQAHHSPEVYDGIGAREAGALLRDFFAARR from the coding sequence ATGGAATTCAATGCTCATATGCACGCCGCACTTGAAGAGGCGCGGGCGGCTGCCGCGCGCGGCGAGGTGCCGGTTGGGGCGGTGCTGATCTCGCCTGAGGGTCAGATCGTGGCGCGGGCAGGGAACCGCACGCGTGAGCTCAGCGACCCGACGGCGCATGCTGAAATCATGGTGATCCGGGCGCGCTGCGCCGAACTGGGCAGTGAGCGGCTTCCCGGTCATGACCTTTACGTCACGCTGGAGCCTTGCGCGATGTGCGCTACGGCGATCTCGGCGGCGCGTATCCGGCGGCTGTATTATGGGGCCGCGGACCCGAAAAGCGGCGGGGTGGAGCATGGTGCGCGGGTGTTTTGCCATCCGCAGGCGCATCATAGCCCTGAGGTTTATGACGGGATTGGCGCACGCGAGGCCGGTGCGTTGCTCAGAGACTTTTTCGCGGCGCGGCGCTGA
- a CDS encoding DUF2927 domain-containing protein — protein MKVWKNAARQAIALSGLLLLAACLAPAPTLKPQARPAGLAKPATKPTPDYTPSTESNGLRRYYARVQNDLLAQGLMRTDGGGPDTQFDADDLLRNFQQIAFVNEHPLDSVGPSDGSVSDLHRWQKPVRMKIEFGASVPPDQRTQDTNFITGYAARLHNITGHPIGITKSSSANFHVLVMSADDRDEMLARVRQIMPNASSGTMAVFRNLSRPTYCLVVAQPGGPTGNEYQTAIAIIRAEHPPLLRRSCIHEELAQGLGLTNDSPRARPSIFNDDEEFAYLTVHDEMLLRLLYDRRLKPGMSQEEARPIAARIAREMVGAGS, from the coding sequence ATGAAGGTTTGGAAAAATGCAGCGCGGCAGGCCATCGCCCTTTCGGGCCTGCTTCTGCTTGCCGCCTGCCTGGCTCCTGCGCCCACGCTCAAACCCCAGGCGCGCCCCGCCGGGTTGGCAAAACCCGCCACTAAACCGACGCCCGACTACACGCCTTCGACCGAAAGCAACGGTTTGCGCCGCTACTACGCCCGGGTTCAAAATGATCTTCTCGCGCAGGGCCTGATGCGCACCGATGGTGGTGGTCCCGATACCCAGTTTGACGCCGACGACCTCTTGCGCAATTTTCAGCAAATCGCCTTTGTCAACGAACACCCCCTCGACAGCGTCGGCCCATCAGATGGCTCGGTCAGCGATCTGCATCGCTGGCAGAAACCGGTGCGTATGAAAATCGAATTCGGCGCCTCTGTGCCACCTGATCAGCGCACCCAAGATACCAACTTCATCACGGGATACGCCGCGCGTCTTCACAACATCACGGGCCACCCGATCGGTATCACCAAATCGTCTTCTGCAAACTTCCATGTGCTGGTGATGAGCGCGGATGATCGTGACGAAATGCTGGCCCGCGTACGCCAGATCATGCCAAACGCCTCATCCGGCACAATGGCCGTTTTTCGCAATCTCAGCCGCCCCACCTATTGCCTTGTTGTGGCGCAACCCGGCGGCCCAACCGGCAATGAATACCAAACCGCCATCGCAATTATCCGCGCCGAACATCCCCCGCTACTGCGCCGCTCGTGCATTCACGAAGAACTGGCCCAGGGCCTCGGTCTGACCAATGACAGCCCCCGCGCGCGCCCCAGCATCTTCAACGACGACGAAGAATTTGCCTATCTCACCGTGCATGACGAAATGCTGCTGCGCTTGCTCTATGATCGCCGCCTGAAACCCGGCATGTCGCAGGAAGAGGCCCGCCCCATCGCCGCCCGCATCGCGCGCGAGATGGTCGGCGCAGGCAGCTAA
- the gatC gene encoding Asp-tRNA(Asn)/Glu-tRNA(Gln) amidotransferase subunit GatC, whose translation MSIDKDTAAKVAKLARIKVEDAALPALAEEFNAVLGFIEQLSEVDVEGVEPMVSVTPMRLKRREDVVTDGNMQDKILSNAPDAREGFFAVPKVVE comes from the coding sequence ATGTCGATCGACAAGGACACGGCCGCCAAGGTGGCCAAGCTGGCACGGATCAAGGTGGAGGACGCCGCACTTCCCGCCCTGGCCGAGGAATTCAATGCCGTTCTCGGCTTTATTGAGCAATTGAGCGAAGTTGATGTCGAGGGGGTCGAGCCGATGGTTTCGGTCACGCCGATGCGGCTGAAACGGCGCGAGGATGTTGTCACCGATGGCAATATGCAAGACAAGATATTGAGCAATGCGCCGGATGCGCGCGAGGGCTTTTTTGCGGTTCCGAAGGTGGTTGAGTGA
- a CDS encoding nitroreductase: MNAYNTLTTLLTERYSCRAFRPDPVARKTVEQIVTAAGRVPSWCNAQPWQAIVADKAETDRFRDALFAHASENSMKHDLDAPKQYVGVYKDRRRACGWQLYEAVGVEKGDRAGSAEQMKENFRLFGAPHVAIITSEADLGSYGVLDCGSFITGFCLAAQALGIATIPQAAVAGYGRFVHDFFDIPENRLVLAAISFGFADADHPANTFRTARAPLGEIFDWRA; the protein is encoded by the coding sequence ATGAACGCTTACAACACGCTCACAACTCTCCTGACCGAGCGCTATTCCTGCCGCGCCTTTCGCCCCGACCCGGTGGCGCGCAAGACAGTCGAGCAGATCGTCACAGCCGCAGGCCGCGTGCCCTCGTGGTGTAACGCCCAACCCTGGCAGGCTATCGTCGCCGACAAAGCTGAGACCGACCGCTTTCGCGATGCCCTTTTCGCCCATGCCTCCGAGAACTCCATGAAGCACGATCTCGATGCGCCCAAACAATATGTCGGCGTCTACAAGGACAGACGCCGCGCCTGTGGCTGGCAACTCTACGAAGCCGTAGGCGTGGAAAAGGGCGACCGCGCCGGCTCTGCCGAGCAAATGAAAGAGAATTTTCGCCTGTTTGGCGCACCGCACGTGGCCATCATCACTTCCGAGGCAGATCTCGGTTCCTATGGTGTCCTCGATTGCGGCAGCTTCATCACCGGCTTCTGCCTCGCTGCACAGGCCCTCGGCATCGCCACTATTCCGCAAGCGGCCGTAGCCGGATATGGCCGTTTCGTGCACGACTTCTTCGACATTCCTGAAAACCGGTTGGTGTTGGCCGCGATTTCCTTCGGGTTCGCCGATGCCGACCACCCGGCCAACACGTTCCGAACGGCCCGCGCTCCCTTGGGCGAAATATTCGACTGGCGCGCCTGA
- the gatA gene encoding Asp-tRNA(Asn)/Glu-tRNA(Gln) amidotransferase subunit GatA, protein MADLNKLTIADARDKLRSRDVTSVELTEACLGAIEGAGALNAFVHHTPEIALSQAKAADARIAKDDAPAMCGIPLGIKDLFCTKGVPSQAGSRILEGFKPEYESTISQNLWDAGSVMLGKLNMDEFAMGSSNETSVYGNAVNPWRRGNDETALTPGGSSGGSASAVAADLCLAATGTDTGGSIRQPAAFTGITGIKPTYGRCSRWGVVAFASSLDQAGPMTKSVRDAAIMLEAMCGHDAKDSTSVDLPVPNFEAMLTGDIKGKKIGIPKEYRMDGMPDEIEKLWADGADMLRDAGAEMVDISLPHTKYALPTYYVIAPAEASSNLARYDGVRYGHRAKLAHGDGITEMYEKTRAEGFGHEVQRRVMVGTYVLSAGFYDAYYNRARKVRTLIKKDFEDVFAQGIDAILTPATPSAAFGLGEMSDADPVAMYLNDVFTVTVNLAGLPGIAVPAGMDKQGLPLGLQLIGRPWEEGDLLNSAYALERAAGFVEKPGKWW, encoded by the coding sequence ATGGCTGATCTGAACAAACTGACCATTGCGGATGCGCGCGACAAGCTGCGTTCGCGGGATGTGACCAGTGTTGAGTTGACCGAGGCGTGTCTTGGCGCGATTGAAGGGGCGGGTGCGCTCAATGCTTTTGTGCATCACACGCCAGAGATTGCGCTGAGCCAAGCCAAGGCCGCCGACGCGCGGATTGCCAAGGATGATGCGCCTGCGATGTGTGGCATTCCACTGGGCATCAAGGATCTTTTCTGCACCAAGGGCGTGCCGAGTCAGGCCGGATCACGTATTCTTGAAGGCTTTAAGCCCGAATACGAGAGCACGATCAGCCAGAACCTGTGGGATGCGGGTTCTGTCATGTTGGGCAAGCTCAACATGGACGAATTTGCCATGGGATCGAGCAACGAAACCTCGGTTTATGGCAATGCGGTTAACCCGTGGCGGCGTGGCAATGACGAAACTGCTTTGACGCCAGGAGGGTCATCCGGTGGATCGGCAAGTGCGGTGGCGGCGGATCTGTGTCTGGCAGCGACGGGCACGGATACCGGTGGATCGATCCGTCAGCCTGCGGCGTTCACTGGCATCACCGGGATCAAGCCGACCTATGGGCGGTGTTCGCGCTGGGGTGTTGTGGCCTTTGCGTCGAGCCTCGATCAGGCCGGGCCGATGACCAAATCGGTGCGCGATGCGGCGATCATGCTGGAAGCGATGTGTGGGCATGACGCCAAGGATTCCACCAGCGTTGATTTGCCGGTGCCGAATTTTGAGGCGATGCTTACTGGTGATATCAAGGGCAAGAAGATCGGAATTCCCAAGGAATACCGTATGGACGGGATGCCCGATGAGATCGAAAAGCTCTGGGCCGATGGGGCCGATATGCTGCGCGATGCAGGGGCCGAGATGGTTGATATTTCGCTGCCGCATACAAAATACGCGCTGCCGACCTATTACGTGATTGCGCCTGCTGAGGCCTCATCCAACCTCGCGCGGTATGACGGGGTGCGCTATGGCCACCGTGCCAAGCTTGCCCATGGTGATGGGATCACCGAGATGTACGAAAAGACCCGTGCCGAAGGTTTCGGCCACGAGGTTCAGCGCCGGGTGATGGTGGGGACTTATGTGCTCTCTGCCGGGTTCTATGACGCGTATTACAACCGGGCACGCAAGGTGCGCACGTTGATCAAGAAAGACTTCGAGGATGTGTTCGCGCAGGGAATCGACGCGATCCTGACGCCTGCCACGCCCAGCGCGGCGTTTGGCCTTGGAGAGATGAGCGACGCCGATCCGGTGGCGATGTATCTTAACGATGTGTTTACCGTGACGGTGAACCTTGCCGGCTTGCCGGGTATCGCGGTGCCTGCGGGGATGGACAAACAGGGGTTGCCGCTTGGTTTGCAACTGATTGGGCGGCCATGGGAAGAGGGTGATCTGCTAAATTCAGCCTATGCGTTGGAACGTGCGGCGGGATTTGTGGAAAAACCCGGCAAATGGTGGTAG
- a CDS encoding toxic anion resistance protein — MSTTIQKQAQDALALVEEVNAVILPEPAAADDVVPLAKANKTVSKEITARMGELDMSDTGSIVNFGSAAQAELQEISQAMLNDVRNKDVGPAGDSLRDIVTTIRGFSVSELDVRRKRTWWERLLGRAAPFAKFTAKFETVQGQIDKVTDNLLSHEHKLLKDIKSLDLLYEKTLTFYDELALYIAAGTEKLRLLDEVDIPAKEAQVQAAPEEEQVMQAQELRDIRAARDDLERRVHDLKLTRQVTMQSLPSIRLVQENDKSLVTKINSTLVNTVPLWETQLAQAVTIQRSAEAAAAVREANDLTNELLTANAKNLRESNKMIREEMERGVFDIEAVKQANADLVATIEESLQIADEGKVRRAAAEVELKKMEGELRDTLASAKARKTGLGDTAGTAVPKGA, encoded by the coding sequence ATGTCGACAACCATCCAAAAACAGGCTCAAGACGCGCTCGCGCTGGTCGAAGAGGTCAACGCCGTAATCCTGCCTGAACCCGCTGCCGCCGATGACGTGGTGCCGCTCGCCAAGGCCAACAAGACCGTGAGCAAGGAAATCACCGCCCGCATGGGCGAACTCGATATGTCCGACACCGGCTCAATCGTCAACTTCGGCTCCGCCGCTCAGGCCGAGTTGCAGGAAATCTCCCAAGCCATGCTCAACGACGTGCGCAACAAGGATGTCGGCCCGGCCGGTGATTCCCTGCGCGATATCGTCACCACCATTCGCGGCTTTTCGGTCTCCGAGCTCGATGTGCGCCGCAAGCGCACTTGGTGGGAGCGCCTCTTGGGCCGCGCCGCGCCCTTCGCCAAATTCACCGCAAAGTTTGAAACCGTGCAAGGACAGATCGACAAGGTCACCGACAATCTGCTCAGCCACGAACATAAACTTTTGAAAGACATCAAGTCGCTTGATCTGCTCTATGAAAAAACCCTGACATTCTATGACGAACTCGCCCTCTACATCGCCGCTGGCACCGAAAAACTGCGCCTGCTTGACGAGGTCGACATCCCCGCCAAGGAAGCCCAGGTGCAGGCCGCGCCTGAAGAAGAACAGGTGATGCAGGCGCAGGAGCTTCGCGACATACGCGCCGCGCGTGACGATCTCGAACGACGCGTACATGATCTCAAGCTGACGCGTCAGGTCACCATGCAGTCCCTGCCCTCGATCCGTCTGGTGCAGGAAAACGACAAGTCGCTGGTCACGAAAATCAACTCGACGCTGGTCAACACCGTCCCACTCTGGGAGACACAGTTGGCGCAGGCTGTAACGATCCAGCGCTCGGCCGAAGCCGCCGCCGCGGTGCGCGAAGCCAATGATCTGACCAACGAACTTCTGACCGCCAACGCCAAGAACCTGCGCGAAAGCAACAAGATGATACGCGAGGAGATGGAACGCGGCGTGTTTGACATCGAAGCTGTGAAACAGGCCAATGCCGATCTGGTCGCAACTATTGAAGAAAGCCTCCAGATCGCTGATGAAGGCAAGGTACGCCGCGCCGCTGCCGAAGTCGAACTCAAGAAGATGGAAGGCGAATTGCGTGACACTCTGGCCTCGGCAAAGGCGCGCAAAACCGGGCTCGGCGACACCGCCGGCACGGCAGTCCCCAAAGGAGCCTGA
- a CDS encoding rRNA pseudouridine synthase yields the protein MNAKTPHKSPPGDRIAKVIARAGLASRREAERMITEGRVSVNGTVIDRAALNVTPADKITVNGKPLDAPEPIRLWLYHKPTGLVTTTRDEQGRPTIYDDLPEDMPRVMSVGRLDISSEGLLLLTNDGAVKRRLELPSTGWLRRYRARVNGRPTEATFDPLRKGITIDGEKFQPMIVSLDRQQGANAWITVALREGKNREVRRAMEAVGLTVNRLIRVSYGPFQLGQLKQGAVEEIRGRVLRDQLGLENESESKGKLKPKTNRTPQRTRKR from the coding sequence ATGAACGCCAAGACACCGCATAAATCCCCGCCCGGTGATCGCATCGCCAAGGTCATCGCCCGCGCCGGCCTCGCCTCGCGCCGCGAAGCCGAACGCATGATCACCGAGGGCCGCGTCTCCGTGAACGGCACGGTGATCGACCGCGCCGCGCTCAACGTTACCCCCGCCGACAAGATCACCGTCAACGGCAAGCCGCTCGACGCGCCCGAACCGATCCGCCTTTGGCTCTATCACAAGCCCACAGGCCTCGTGACCACCACGCGCGACGAACAGGGCCGCCCGACAATCTATGACGACCTGCCCGAGGACATGCCACGCGTAATGAGCGTCGGCCGCCTTGATATCAGCTCCGAAGGCCTGCTCCTGCTGACCAACGATGGCGCCGTCAAACGCCGCCTCGAGCTACCTTCTACAGGTTGGCTGCGGCGCTATCGGGCGCGGGTCAACGGACGGCCCACCGAAGCCACGTTCGACCCGCTGCGCAAAGGCATCACCATCGACGGCGAAAAGTTCCAGCCGATGATTGTCAGCCTCGACCGGCAGCAAGGCGCCAATGCCTGGATTACAGTGGCGCTACGCGAAGGCAAGAACCGCGAAGTCCGCCGTGCGATGGAAGCTGTCGGCCTCACCGTCAACCGTCTGATCCGGGTGTCCTACGGGCCATTCCAACTGGGTCAACTCAAGCAAGGCGCCGTCGAGGAAATCCGCGGCCGGGTGCTTCGCGATCAGCTCGGGCTGGAAAACGAAAGCGAATCCAAAGGCAAACTCAAACCCAAAACCAACCGCACGCCGCAACGCACCCGCAAACGCTGA
- a CDS encoding SPFH domain-containing protein, with amino-acid sequence MGILDFLTGEFIDVIHWTDDTRDTMVWRFEREAHEIKYGAKLTVREGQAAVFVHEGQLADVFTPGLYMLETNNMPIMTTLQHWDHGFQSPFKSEIYFVNTTRFNDLKWGTKNPIIARDPEFGPVRLRAYGTYSIKVSDPARFMLEIVGTDGEFTMDEISFQIRNILVQEFSRTIARSGIPVLDMAANTRELGKLVAKDIAPTLAEYGIEMPELYIENISLPEAVEAVMDKRTSMGVIGDLSNYMQFQAAESLGRDGAGAAAMQTGMGAGLGLQMAQNIGQQAGPWGTRPAQTSSQPAQSAAPAAMAPPPPPPVEHVWHIAEGGETKGPFSKASMGRMAADGTLTRTTHVWTPGQDGWKTAAEVAELAQLFTILPPPPPGA; translated from the coding sequence ATGGGCATTCTCGATTTTCTCACCGGCGAATTCATCGACGTCATTCATTGGACCGACGACACCCGCGACACCATGGTCTGGCGGTTTGAGCGCGAAGCGCATGAGATCAAATACGGTGCCAAACTGACGGTGCGCGAAGGGCAAGCGGCCGTGTTCGTGCACGAGGGCCAACTGGCAGATGTCTTCACCCCCGGTCTCTACATGCTCGAGACCAACAACATGCCGATCATGACCACGCTTCAACACTGGGACCACGGCTTCCAGTCACCTTTCAAATCCGAGATCTATTTCGTCAACACCACCCGCTTCAATGATCTCAAATGGGGCACCAAGAACCCGATCATCGCGCGCGATCCCGAATTCGGCCCGGTGCGTCTGCGCGCCTATGGTACCTATTCGATCAAGGTCTCCGACCCGGCCCGCTTCATGCTGGAAATCGTCGGCACCGACGGCGAATTCACCATGGACGAAATCAGCTTCCAGATCCGCAACATCCTCGTTCAGGAATTCTCGCGCACCATCGCACGCTCTGGCATCCCCGTGCTCGACATGGCCGCCAACACCCGCGAGCTGGGCAAGCTGGTGGCCAAGGATATCGCACCCACACTGGCCGAATACGGCATCGAGATGCCCGAACTTTATATCGAGAATATCTCGCTGCCCGAAGCGGTCGAAGCGGTGATGGACAAGCGCACCTCGATGGGCGTGATCGGCGACCTTTCCAATTACATGCAGTTCCAGGCCGCTGAATCGCTTGGCCGTGATGGTGCTGGTGCCGCCGCTATGCAAACCGGCATGGGCGCTGGCCTCGGCCTGCAAATGGCGCAGAATATCGGCCAACAAGCTGGCCCCTGGGGCACCCGGCCCGCGCAAACGTCTTCACAGCCCGCGCAATCCGCCGCTCCGGCTGCCATGGCCCCGCCGCCTCCCCCGCCGGTCGAACATGTCTGGCACATCGCCGAAGGTGGCGAAACCAAAGGGCCGTTCTCCAAGGCGTCGATGGGCCGCATGGCTGCCGATGGTACGCTCACCCGCACCACCCACGTGTGGACCCCCGGTCAGGACGGCTGGAAAACTGCCGCCGAGGTGGCTGAACTGGCCCAGCTTTTCACGATCCTGCCGCCCCCCCCTCCCGGCGCATAA